The genomic interval GAGGAAATCGCTGAGCTTCAGAGGCAAGATGAAGAGCTGCAGGAGCTCTCTCTAACAGAAGATCACATTCACTTTCTGCAGGTATTGGACTTTTTTCAGAAAACCAACTTGTGTAAAAGTCCTCAGCTGGATGTGGCTCTGTATCAAGAAACGTGTAATTAAACACAGCaatttcttcttgttttcttgtttgtagCGTTATGCGATTCTCACTGCCACAGTTGGGTCTCCTGATTTGCCCACCATCTCTGTTAGCTCCGCACACTCCTTTGAGGAAGTAGCAAAGTCTGTAACTGAACTGAAGAAGCATTTGGAAGATTTTTGTGAAGACTGCATGgagaaaattaaaaacagaggTATTATTTAAATCACTTTATTTGAATTTACTATCTTTATAATTCCCCTAATAACCATCATTCTCTTTATTATCATAAATCACCTTTGCAGCCACCTTACAAATTGTCAAAACATGCCTTATAGCACCACAATTATATTGACAgacatttctgttaaaaatgtctttgtatattTCCTGGTATGTTTAttctaaaaccttttttttttcaaaataaggAAAATAGACGTAAACTGAAGGACATAAtcttaaaaattaaatagaaaaacgAACTGAATATGAACACACTCAGTAAttatgtataaaacacacatgcgcacacacaataTGTATtgcatattaattttttttctgtttttttttcaatagtgAGGCAAATTCAAATCATTACACCCATGACGAGAGATGAGGTCCTGCAGTGTGAGTCATTCTGACAAAATGaacagacacatactgtacacatgcacacacttccaCTGACACAATTATGTACGCAGCAACATAAAGTTATACCTAAACCTAAACCCAAGTTATAATTAACCTATAATCAGTaatcaaaaacagaaacatttttaaatatttaaaatagttttatttttactcacGAGAGCCTTTATCCATTAAACAAAAGACTTGTGCTTCATCAACAGATTATTGCGAGTTAACTGTGGATCCCAACACAGCATACAGGCGCCTCAGCCTATCCGACAACAACCGAGTAGTGTCCAACTATGACCAGGACCTGCCTTACCCAGATCATCCGGAGAGATTCGACTGGCCCCAAGTGTTGTGTGAGCAGCCTGTTTGTGGACGTTTTTATTGGgaagtggagtggagtggtgtAAATGGTGTTAACGTTGCTGTCTCATATAAAAGCATCCGCCGGAAGGGTGGCCACAACGACTGCTGGTTTGGTTGCAGTGATCAGTCGTGGAGGCTGTACTGCTCACCATTTAGATATGCCTTTAGACATCACGGCAAAGAAACGTACATCCCCAAATTGAACAACTCCACCAGGATCGGCATCTTTGTTGATTACGATGCTGGGACACTGTCCTTCTACAGCATAGCTGAAAAAATGATTCCTCTCTACAAAGTGCATTGTGAGTTCACAGAGCCTTTGTATCCAGGATTTACTGTGTGGCCAGGATCCAAATTGACACTATGTTGTCCTAAACATGACGATGTAACATAGATTTTCAAGGCCAGATAAcagttatataataaataagagtTTTTTCGGGGTTCTTTGTTATGAAAAATTAAACaactttttctctttcacctCTCCTAACATGCATAGTTACACATTTGGATACATTCTTGTGCTTATGGCCTTACACAATCCCAATCATGTATCAGTCATCTGTCATTCCCTTTCTTCTTTTAACATTGCTCACATCAATCTTTTTGAGCTATTTGCATGTATCGCTTGTTACTATGGTCAGAGATGCAGGTGAAACTGCCCTCTAAAGCTGGTGATAGTCTTATAAATTAATAAGTTATTCAATTGGCTGTTAATTAACTTGATTAACTAGGGCACCTTTTCAATTATCCCAAGGGTCTCACAATTAGACGTGTCTGTGTAAAACTAGAGGATATGTGGAGGAAGAGATGAGGGAGTGTTCATTCTCAGTCCTATGTCCCACAGTCCCACTTTCAGTGGTGGAGTGTGTTGCTCTTATAATACAATACTCATATAAGTGAGTTAAGAATTAGTACATTTctaaatttttcttttatatactgtatggtctGGAgagtgttttttcccccattttccCATATTAAGGCCAAGTGAGGTTATCCTAAGCATATCTTGCTCTCAATGCTGCATCATGGCTTGACACTATGGACTGACGTTTATACGCCCACGCAAGTTAAGGGCCTGTGAGAGTGTTTCCAAAATGTCTGACTAGTAGCACATTAACATCAGGCACAGCCAGAACATATGAAGGTGATCAACTGGAGATTGTTTGCATCTGTTTAGCCAGTTTAGCATTAGTGAAGTGAACTCTGTGAAGCACTTTACATAGTATTAAAGCATGTCTAGCACAGATAGATGAAGTATGGATTAAACTAAGAATGTTCTTCCACTGGTCTTCAGATATGTTAATCCGCAAGTTTTGCTCTCAGGTTTGATTTAAAGAGTCAGCTGAGGATGTGGTTAGAAAGATTATTTGGCATATGAGGAAAAAACTTTTGAATAACGTTTCTCACTTGAAAGAAACGAAGCAGATGGCTGTTAGGAAGGTTAAATTTAACTGAtaaaaagagaaggaggagaagatttgttttaaatacaagtcATTCAGAGCAGACACACCACTGATTTACCCAGATGTTGAAGACACGAGCTGAGAGGGATGGGGAAATAAGTGATTTGAAATTGCCATGTAAATTGAGgcgcgggggcacggtggcttagtggatagcacgttcgcctcacacctccagggtcggggttcgattcccgcctccgccttgtgtggagtttgcatgttctccccgtgcctcgggggtttcctccgggtactccggtttcctcccccggtccaaagacatgcatggtaggttgattggcatctctggaaaattgtccgtagtgtgtgattgcgtgagtgaatgagagtgtgtgtgccctgcgatgggttggcgcttcgtccagggtgtatcctgccttgatgcccgatgatgcctgagataggcacaggctccccgtgacccgaggtagttcggataagcggtagaaaatgaatgaatgtaaattgaGGCTTTGTGCAAACCGAATTGTTTCCTGAATTGGAGCCAAATCTAAGTAGTGTTTATAAATAGTAGATTGTTTGAAATTTTGTGTACTTCAATGGGAAGCTGAGAACAAATAATAGAAAGTAAGGAACAGGAAAAAAGACATCTCTATGTGTAACCAAGGTGGGCTAGAGGTACAACATCTGAGGCCAACCCAGTAAAGTAATTTGGTAATGTTACAGGCCCAGAAGAAACATTGAATATTTGGTAGTGCTAAACCCCCTTCAGATTTGGGAAGCTGCAGGACTGATTTTCTTATATGAGCTGGTTTGTTACTCCCATGGAACATATTCAATTGTTGGTCTAAATTAGCAAAATAGGATTTTATTAATGCAGACAGGGACATGTTGAAAATGATACAAGAATTTTGGCAGGATTACCATCTTAATAAGATTCACACGACCCATTAAAGATAGGGAAAGGGAGCTCCGTCTGGCAAAATcgaacttacatttatctaaaaGTGGtataaaattcttaaaaaacaaatccttaaacaagttttttataaatatgcatAGATATTTGAACCCATTCAATGCTACCTTAAAGGGGAATGAGGAGAGAGGAACAGATTTAGCCATTTGATTTATGAAAACTAACTCGCTTTTTTGAAAGTTTATCTTGTATCCTGATAGGCTGCCAAACTGGtccaaaatgtgtaaaataggGGAAGAGAGGCTATAGGGTCAGAGACGTATAATATGAGATTTTTCGCATGAAGAGAATGTTTATGGTGGACAATTCCTTTAAATGCATCTTGACTACGGAGCCAGATGGCCAAAAGTTCAATAGCTGTTAAATAGCAAGGGCGAAAGTGGGCACCCTTGACGTGTCTCCCGTTGAAGCGAAATGGGTGGCGAACGAACACCGTTAGTATGTAGTGTGGCACTTGGGGAAACATAGAGGAGTCGAATCCAAGAAATGATCTTGTTCAGGGTCAAACCTGAATTTACCCAGAACAAATAACAGGTGTTCCCACTCCACCCTATCAAACACTTTCTCAGCATCCAATTAAGCTACAACTTCAGAGGTAGTAAGTGAGGAGAGAAAATAATGTTGATCTTCTAGTGTTAAAGAAAGAGTACATCAATGTAAATCCTGTTTAATCCAGAGAGATTAAAGATGGTATGACATTTTGGAGGCGAAGAGAGAGAATTATAACTAGAATCTTACAATCTACATTTAACAGTGAGATTAGTCAATAGTTACCACAATACGTGGTAGATATGGATGCCATGTACAGAGTTGCCGGCAGTTGTCCTTTTTGGAAGGAATCATTATACATCCTCACCAGGATAGGAACTAATAAGTTCCTGACCCCTTGTAGCCAATGAAATTTGCGTTTGTTAACAGAAGCTTCAGACACTGATTCTGCAAGGCCGTTCCCATACCATCAAGCTATGATGCTGCATCGTGTTTACCTCTCAGGAAACcagattacatactgtatgtaacctGAAACATTTTACCTGACTAACAGATGAAACAGTACCTTGTTTTATGTACTTCTTTGCTGTATTTCT from Tachysurus vachellii isolate PV-2020 chromosome 1, HZAU_Pvac_v1, whole genome shotgun sequence carries:
- the LOC132847447 gene encoding tripartite motif-containing protein 16-like isoform X2; the encoded protein is MSRFLDMTNSCKNYAAFGYVECGPCFGKKKKAIKSCLVCLDSYCPTHFELHEKLHSGQHHKVMNAAGFLQDQICSRHDKPLEVFCCLDQQCICLTCTMDDHKGHRIVSASEERTEKQNQLGEAKMKSQQRIMERKRELGELLKAVESHKSAQVVLEKNDKTFTEIICFIEKKRAEIHDVIRAQENIAVKRAENFLKRLEEEIAELQRQDEELQELSLTEDHIHFLQRYAILTATVGSPDLPTISVSSAHSFEEVAKSVTELKKHLEDFCEDCMEKIKNRVRQIQIITPMTRDEVLQYYCELTVDPNTAYRRLSLSDNNRVVSNYDQDLPYPDHPERFDWPQVLCEQPVCGRFYWEVEWSGVNGVNVAVSYKSIRRKGGHNDCWFGCSDQSWRLYCSPFRYAFRHHGKETYIPKLNNSTRIGIFVDYDAGTLSFYSIAEKMIPLYKVHCEFTEPLYPGFTVWPGSKLTLCCPKHDDVT
- the LOC132847447 gene encoding tripartite motif-containing protein 16-like isoform X1, whose translation is MSRFLDMTNSCKNYAAFGYVECGPCFGKKKKAIKSCLVCLDSYCPTHFELHEKLHSGQHHKVMNAAGFLQDQICSRHDKPLEVFCCLDQQCICLTCTMDDHKGHRIVSASEERTEKQNQLGEAKMKSQQRIMERKRELGELLKAVESHKQSAQVVLEKNDKTFTEIICFIEKKRAEIHDVIRAQENIAVKRAENFLKRLEEEIAELQRQDEELQELSLTEDHIHFLQRYAILTATVGSPDLPTISVSSAHSFEEVAKSVTELKKHLEDFCEDCMEKIKNRVRQIQIITPMTRDEVLQYYCELTVDPNTAYRRLSLSDNNRVVSNYDQDLPYPDHPERFDWPQVLCEQPVCGRFYWEVEWSGVNGVNVAVSYKSIRRKGGHNDCWFGCSDQSWRLYCSPFRYAFRHHGKETYIPKLNNSTRIGIFVDYDAGTLSFYSIAEKMIPLYKVHCEFTEPLYPGFTVWPGSKLTLCCPKHDDVT